In Nocardioides sp. JQ2195, a genomic segment contains:
- a CDS encoding TetR/AcrR family transcriptional regulator has product MTPAETDEASSSRPRVEGDREQEILQATLAVLCDVGYDRLTMDAVATKAKASKATLYRRWSSKSALVIDALIAEKAHPDIPDTGNLRDDLVAMSCAMGGLADQKPIGILASVLTATQRDPDFAAEFRERFLGPKAAANQVVYDRARQRGEIRDDLDIDLIAHALPGIVLQRIFLLGDQPSEELITSVIDQIIMPACRA; this is encoded by the coding sequence ATGACCCCAGCCGAGACCGACGAGGCCTCCTCCAGTCGCCCCCGAGTCGAGGGTGACCGGGAGCAGGAGATCCTCCAGGCGACCTTGGCTGTGCTCTGCGACGTCGGCTACGACCGGCTGACCATGGATGCCGTGGCGACCAAGGCCAAGGCGTCCAAGGCCACCCTCTACCGCCGTTGGTCCTCCAAGTCCGCTCTCGTGATCGACGCCCTGATCGCCGAGAAGGCACACCCCGACATCCCCGACACCGGCAATCTCCGTGACGACCTCGTCGCCATGAGCTGCGCGATGGGCGGGCTCGCCGACCAGAAGCCGATCGGCATCCTGGCCAGCGTGCTCACCGCCACCCAGCGCGACCCCGACTTCGCGGCGGAGTTCCGCGAACGCTTCCTGGGCCCGAAGGCGGCCGCCAACCAGGTGGTCTACGACCGGGCCCGGCAGCGCGGCGAGATCCGCGATGACCTCGACATCGACCTCATCGCCCACGCCTTGCCGGGCATCGTGCTGCAACGCATCTTCCTGCTGGGCGACCAGCCGTCGGAAGAGCTGATCACCTCGGTGATCGACCAGATCATCATGCCGGCGTGTCGGGCCTGA
- a CDS encoding SGNH/GDSL hydrolase family protein encodes MRRLIVVGLLLGLLAACGDDDTTDKEDLAAPATKYVALGDSYSAAPGVLSPTGPEACSRSDRNYPSLVAEELRPDTFVDVTCSGADTADMGRPQFVDVPPQLDAVTADTDIVTLGIGGNDFSLFAKLVGQCAFVRGQDPTGAPCRAAMNTTGKDKLLTIIAATRRRVADVVRRVRQHAPDATVLLVGYPQILPAEGTCPGRLPLADGDVAYARRINKALTDMLEDVARGTRATYVDLWRATAGHDVCADEPWINGRYEKPGSAAAFHPFAAEQEAAAERVLDALED; translated from the coding sequence GTGAGACGGCTCATCGTCGTGGGCCTGCTGCTCGGCCTGCTCGCTGCCTGTGGCGACGACGACACCACCGACAAGGAGGACCTCGCCGCCCCGGCGACGAAGTACGTCGCCCTCGGCGACTCCTACTCGGCGGCGCCGGGAGTCCTGTCCCCCACCGGCCCCGAGGCCTGCTCGCGCTCGGACCGGAACTATCCGTCGTTGGTGGCCGAGGAGCTGCGACCCGACACGTTCGTCGACGTGACCTGCTCCGGCGCCGACACCGCCGACATGGGGCGGCCGCAGTTCGTGGACGTCCCGCCCCAGCTCGATGCCGTCACCGCCGACACCGACATCGTGACCCTGGGCATCGGTGGCAACGACTTCAGCCTGTTCGCCAAGCTGGTGGGCCAGTGCGCGTTCGTGCGTGGACAGGACCCGACCGGCGCGCCCTGCCGGGCAGCCATGAACACCACCGGCAAGGACAAGCTCCTGACGATCATTGCGGCGACCCGGCGCCGCGTCGCGGACGTCGTTCGCCGGGTGCGCCAGCACGCACCGGACGCGACCGTGCTCCTAGTGGGCTACCCCCAGATCCTCCCCGCCGAGGGGACCTGTCCCGGCCGGTTGCCGTTGGCCGACGGTGACGTCGCCTACGCCCGCAGGATCAACAAGGCGCTGACCGACATGCTCGAGGACGTGGCCCGCGGCACCCGGGCGACGTACGTCGACCTGTGGCGCGCGACTGCCGGTCACGACGTGTGCGCGGACGAGCCCTGGATCAACGGACGGTACGAGAAGCCCGGGTCCGCGGCAGCATTCCACCCGTTCGCAGCCGAGCAGGAGGCTGCGGCCGAGCGCGTGCTCGACGCCCTCGAGGACTGA
- the gatA gene encoding Asp-tRNA(Asn)/Glu-tRNA(Gln) amidotransferase subunit GatA, with amino-acid sequence MSNYLNASATELVAALEAGETTSVELTTLFLDRIEAVDGAVHAFLHVDREGALAQAAASDERRAAGSPASALDGVPIAVKDVLATEGLPTTCGSKMLEGWIPPYDATVVARLKAAGLPILGKTNMDEFAMGSSTEHSAYGPTRNPWDLDRIPGGSGGGSAAAVAAFEAPLAIGTDTGGSIRQPGAVTGTVGVKPTYGGVSRYGLVAMANSLDQAGPVSRTVLDSALLHEVIGGHDPLDSTSVDQPLAALADAARQGAGGDLSGVRIGVIKELGGEGYQAGVLARFQESLDLLVSAGAEVVEVSCPSFVHALAAYYLIMPSEASSNLAKFDAMRYGLRVVPEGDPSAEDVMRASRDAGFGDEVKRRIVLGTYALSSGYYDAYYGQAQKVRTLISRDFEAAFGQADVLVSPTAPTTAFKLGEKLDDPVAMYLNDLATIPANLAGVPGISLPSGLAEEDGLPAGFQVLAPALADDRLYRVGAALETLLEKKWGGPLLAQAPALDGATA; translated from the coding sequence ATGAGCAACTACCTGAACGCGTCCGCGACCGAGCTGGTCGCCGCCCTCGAGGCCGGCGAGACCACGTCGGTCGAGCTGACCACCCTGTTCCTCGACCGCATCGAGGCCGTCGACGGCGCCGTTCACGCCTTTCTCCACGTCGACCGTGAGGGCGCGCTGGCCCAGGCCGCTGCGTCCGACGAGCGTCGCGCTGCCGGCTCCCCGGCCTCCGCGCTCGACGGCGTCCCGATCGCGGTCAAGGACGTCCTGGCCACCGAGGGCCTGCCCACCACCTGCGGCTCGAAGATGCTCGAGGGCTGGATCCCGCCGTACGACGCCACGGTGGTGGCCCGCCTGAAGGCTGCCGGCCTGCCGATCCTCGGCAAGACCAACATGGACGAGTTCGCGATGGGCTCCTCCACCGAGCACTCGGCCTACGGCCCGACCCGCAACCCGTGGGACCTCGATCGGATCCCCGGTGGCTCCGGTGGTGGCTCGGCAGCAGCCGTGGCCGCCTTCGAGGCGCCGCTCGCGATCGGCACCGACACCGGCGGTTCCATCCGCCAGCCCGGTGCGGTCACCGGCACCGTCGGTGTGAAGCCCACCTACGGCGGGGTGTCGCGCTACGGCCTCGTGGCGATGGCGAACTCCCTGGACCAGGCCGGCCCGGTCTCGCGCACGGTGCTGGACTCGGCACTGCTGCACGAGGTGATCGGCGGCCACGACCCGCTCGACTCCACGTCGGTCGACCAGCCCCTCGCTGCGCTCGCCGACGCGGCTCGTCAGGGCGCGGGTGGTGACCTGTCCGGCGTACGCATCGGTGTGATCAAGGAGCTGGGTGGCGAGGGCTACCAGGCGGGTGTGCTCGCACGCTTCCAGGAGTCACTCGACCTGCTGGTCTCGGCCGGCGCCGAGGTCGTCGAGGTCTCCTGCCCGAGCTTCGTGCACGCACTGGCGGCGTACTACCTGATCATGCCGTCGGAGGCCTCCTCCAACCTCGCCAAGTTCGACGCCATGCGCTACGGCCTGCGCGTGGTCCCCGAGGGCGACCCCAGCGCCGAGGACGTCATGCGGGCCTCGCGCGATGCCGGCTTCGGTGACGAGGTCAAGCGCCGCATCGTCCTCGGCACCTACGCGCTCTCGAGCGGCTACTACGACGCCTACTACGGCCAGGCCCAGAAGGTGCGCACCCTGATCAGTCGCGACTTCGAGGCGGCGTTCGGGCAGGCCGACGTCCTGGTCTCGCCGACGGCGCCGACCACGGCGTTCAAGCTGGGGGAGAAGCTCGACGACCCGGTCGCGATGTACCTCAACGACCTCGCCACCATCCCGGCCAACCTGGCTGGGGTGCCCGGCATCTCGCTGCCGAGCGGCCTGGCCGAGGAGGACGGCCTGCCGGCCGGCTTCCAGGTGCTCGCGCCGGCCCTGGCCGACGACCGGCTCTACCGCGTCGGTGCGGCACTGGAGACCTTGCTGGAGAAGAAGTGGGGCGGCCCGTTGCTGGCGCAGGCCCCCGCGCTGGACGGAGCAACCGCATGA
- the gatB gene encoding Asp-tRNA(Asn)/Glu-tRNA(Gln) amidotransferase subunit GatB translates to MSTDTLLTFEESLEKFDPAMGLEVHVELNTNTKMFCGCPAVFGGEPNTQVCPTCLGLPGAMPVVNAKAVESAMRIGLALNCEIAEWCRFARKNYFYPDMPKNFQTSQYDEPIAFEGYLDVEIDGENGPEIWRVDIERAHMEEDTGKSLHVGGATGRIHGADHSLVDYNRAGIPLIEIVTKPILGSREKAPEVAKAYVAQLRELIVALGVSDARMDQGSIRADVNLSLSPRAVVEEGAPAPVSKPVLGTRTETKNVNSLRSVERAVRYEMQRHAAILDGGGSILQETRHWHEDTGITTSGRPKSDADDYRYFPEPDLVPVAPSREWVEELRGTLPELPREKRARLQKDWGFSDLEMRDTIGAGALGLVEETIAAGAAPQSARKWWLSEMARRANDSGQEISELGVTPADVAAVQALVDAGSLNDKLARQVFDGLIAGEGTPDEIVASRGLAIVSDDGALSAAVDKAIAENPGVADKIRDGKVAAAGALIGAVMKEMRGQADAARVRELILEKLT, encoded by the coding sequence ATGAGCACCGACACCCTGCTGACCTTCGAGGAGTCCCTCGAGAAGTTCGACCCCGCGATGGGCCTCGAGGTCCACGTCGAGCTGAACACCAACACCAAGATGTTCTGCGGCTGTCCCGCGGTCTTCGGTGGCGAGCCGAACACCCAGGTCTGCCCGACCTGCCTCGGCCTGCCCGGCGCCATGCCGGTCGTCAACGCCAAGGCTGTCGAGTCGGCGATGCGCATCGGTCTCGCGCTGAACTGCGAGATCGCCGAGTGGTGCCGTTTCGCTCGCAAGAACTACTTCTACCCGGACATGCCGAAGAACTTCCAGACCTCGCAGTACGACGAGCCGATCGCGTTCGAGGGCTACCTCGACGTTGAGATTGACGGCGAGAACGGCCCTGAGATATGGCGCGTCGACATCGAGCGCGCGCACATGGAGGAGGACACCGGCAAGTCGCTGCACGTCGGTGGTGCCACCGGTCGCATCCACGGCGCCGACCACTCGCTGGTCGACTACAACCGCGCCGGCATCCCCCTGATCGAGATCGTCACCAAGCCGATCCTGGGTTCGCGGGAGAAGGCCCCCGAGGTCGCCAAGGCATACGTCGCCCAGCTGCGCGAGCTGATCGTCGCCCTCGGTGTCTCCGACGCCCGGATGGACCAGGGCTCGATCCGCGCCGACGTGAACCTGTCGCTGTCACCTCGCGCGGTGGTTGAGGAAGGCGCGCCAGCGCCTGTCTCGAAACCAGTCCTCGGCACCCGCACGGAGACCAAGAACGTGAACTCACTGCGGTCGGTCGAGCGGGCGGTGCGCTACGAGATGCAGCGCCACGCCGCGATCCTCGATGGTGGTGGCTCGATCCTGCAGGAGACCCGCCACTGGCACGAGGACACCGGCATCACCACCAGTGGCCGCCCGAAGTCCGACGCCGACGACTACCGCTACTTCCCCGAGCCCGACCTGGTGCCGGTGGCGCCGTCGCGCGAATGGGTGGAGGAGCTGCGCGGCACCCTGCCCGAGCTGCCGCGCGAGAAGCGGGCCCGCCTGCAGAAGGACTGGGGCTTCTCCGACCTCGAGATGCGCGACACGATCGGCGCCGGTGCGCTCGGCCTGGTCGAGGAGACCATCGCGGCCGGCGCCGCGCCCCAGTCCGCACGCAAGTGGTGGCTCTCCGAGATGGCGCGTCGTGCCAACGACTCGGGCCAGGAGATCTCCGAGCTGGGTGTCACCCCGGCCGACGTGGCCGCCGTGCAGGCACTGGTCGATGCCGGTTCGCTCAACGACAAGCTGGCCCGTCAGGTCTTCGACGGCCTGATCGCCGGGGAGGGAACCCCCGACGAGATCGTGGCCTCCCGCGGACTCGCGATCGTCTCCGACGACGGCGCCCTGAGCGCGGCCGTCGACAAGGCGATCGCGGAGAACCCCGGGGTGGCCGACAAGATCCGCGACGGCAAGGTGGCTGCGGCTGGTGCCCTGATCGGCGCGGTGATGAAGGAGATGCGTGGCCAGGCCGACGCCGCTCGGGTCCGCGAGCTGATCCTCGAGAAGCTCACCTGA
- a CDS encoding alpha/beta fold hydrolase: protein MSRPVLTTYDAPAPRAVILMLHGGKQHSSMSVDWRSTSWHRSHAMQKAITPRAHEHRISTTLLRYRHRGWNDVDSPSPIPDARWALDEIRDRHGDVPVVLLGHSMGARTAVHVADDPSVVGVVALAPWFEKHDSPHRLTGKHLAAAHGSHDRITSPRATAHFVRRATGVAASTELRDMGPVGHYMFKDIPAWNDFAITRALAMVEKLSRNRELN, encoded by the coding sequence GTGAGCCGACCAGTCCTGACCACGTACGACGCCCCGGCGCCGCGCGCGGTGATCCTGATGCTGCACGGCGGCAAGCAGCACTCGTCCATGTCCGTCGACTGGCGCAGCACCTCCTGGCACCGGTCGCACGCGATGCAGAAGGCGATCACCCCTCGCGCCCACGAGCACCGGATCAGCACGACGCTCCTGCGCTACCGTCACCGCGGCTGGAACGACGTGGACTCCCCCTCCCCGATCCCCGACGCCAGGTGGGCCCTCGACGAGATCCGCGACCGGCACGGCGACGTACCCGTCGTGCTCCTGGGTCACTCGATGGGCGCGCGGACAGCGGTCCACGTCGCGGACGACCCCTCCGTGGTGGGGGTGGTGGCACTGGCCCCGTGGTTCGAGAAGCACGACTCGCCGCACCGCCTGACCGGCAAGCACCTGGCCGCCGCCCACGGTTCCCACGACCGGATCACCAGCCCGAGGGCCACCGCCCACTTCGTACGCCGGGCAACCGGCGTCGCGGCCAGCACGGAGCTGCGCGACATGGGGCCGGTCGGGCACTACATGTTCAAGGACATCCCGGCGTGGAACGACTTCGCGATCACCCGCGCGCTGGCCATGGTGGAGAAATTGTCCCGGAACCGGGAATTGAACTGA
- the ligA gene encoding NAD-dependent DNA ligase LigA, producing the protein MSSSEVTAATPEARERHRELSEQIEDARWRYYVLDDPTLSDADFDVRLRELEALEDEFPELRTPDSPTQKVGGAVSTEFTAVDHLERMESLDNAFSFEELSTWHSRLARDGVENPALLCELKVDGLAINLLYEKGRLVRALTRGDGRTGEDVTPNVKTISTIPHRLTGTDEFPVPDLVEVRGEVFLPVEAFEQLNETMLDRGKPPFANPRNAAAGSLRQKNPKVTATRALGMVCHGIGARQGFTPTAQSQAYDALAAWGLPTSHRVKVLPDLASVEEFIELSGEHRHEVEHEIDGVVIKVDDVTLQRRLGSTSRAPRWAIAYKYPPEEVNAKLISIEVNTGRTGRVTPFAVMEPTKVAGSTVERATLHNGYEVARKDVRPGDTVILRKAGDVIPEIVGPVLALRPEGLAEWVMPTTCPACGTELVEQKEGDKDRRCPNHQKCPAQLLDRVFHVAGRGAFDIEGLGSEAAAALLDAGVVTDEGDLFTLTEADLLKTTLFTRASKKDAHRDGAGAPPEEPRDRELSANGARFLANLDQAKQVPLWRVLVALSIRHVGPTAARALATEFGSVEAIRGADEARLADVEGVGGTIAASVRRWFDDEGSEWHNAIVDKWAAAGVTMEDERDDSVERTLEGLSIVVTGSLEKFSRDQAKEAILARGGKAASSVSKKTAFAVIGEAAGSKADKAADLGIPILDEAGFEVLLEQGPEAAKKVADQG; encoded by the coding sequence ATGAGTTCTTCCGAGGTCACCGCCGCGACCCCCGAGGCTCGCGAGCGGCATCGCGAGCTGTCCGAGCAGATCGAGGACGCCCGCTGGCGTTACTACGTGCTCGACGACCCCACGCTCTCCGACGCCGACTTCGACGTCAGGCTGCGGGAGCTGGAGGCGCTGGAGGACGAGTTCCCCGAGCTGCGCACTCCCGACTCGCCGACCCAGAAGGTCGGCGGGGCGGTCTCCACGGAGTTCACCGCGGTCGACCACCTCGAGCGGATGGAGTCCCTGGACAACGCGTTCTCCTTCGAGGAGCTGTCCACCTGGCACTCACGGCTGGCCCGCGACGGCGTCGAGAATCCCGCGCTGCTGTGCGAGCTCAAGGTCGACGGCCTGGCCATCAACCTCCTCTACGAGAAGGGGCGGCTGGTCCGTGCGCTCACCCGAGGTGACGGGCGCACCGGTGAGGACGTCACGCCCAACGTGAAGACCATCTCCACCATCCCGCACCGACTCACCGGCACCGACGAGTTCCCGGTGCCCGACCTGGTCGAGGTGCGTGGCGAGGTCTTCCTGCCCGTCGAGGCGTTCGAGCAGCTCAACGAGACCATGCTCGATCGGGGCAAGCCACCCTTTGCGAACCCGCGCAACGCGGCCGCCGGCTCCCTGCGCCAGAAGAACCCCAAGGTGACCGCCACCCGTGCCCTGGGCATGGTCTGCCACGGCATCGGAGCGCGTCAGGGCTTCACGCCGACGGCCCAGTCCCAGGCGTACGACGCCCTGGCCGCGTGGGGCCTGCCCACCTCCCACCGCGTCAAGGTGCTGCCCGACCTGGCGTCGGTCGAGGAGTTCATCGAGCTCAGCGGTGAGCACCGCCACGAGGTCGAGCACGAGATCGATGGCGTGGTGATCAAGGTCGACGACGTCACCCTGCAACGTCGCCTCGGCTCCACCAGCCGGGCTCCGAGGTGGGCGATCGCCTACAAGTACCCACCCGAGGAGGTCAACGCGAAGCTGATCTCGATCGAGGTCAACACCGGCCGCACCGGCCGCGTGACGCCGTTCGCGGTCATGGAGCCGACCAAGGTGGCCGGCTCCACCGTCGAGCGGGCCACCCTGCACAACGGCTACGAGGTGGCGCGCAAGGACGTCCGCCCGGGTGACACCGTGATCCTGCGCAAGGCCGGTGACGTGATTCCCGAGATCGTCGGCCCGGTGCTCGCGTTGCGGCCCGAAGGGCTGGCCGAGTGGGTGATGCCGACGACGTGCCCGGCCTGCGGCACCGAGCTGGTCGAGCAGAAGGAGGGCGACAAGGACCGTCGTTGCCCCAACCATCAGAAGTGTCCCGCGCAGCTGCTCGACCGGGTCTTCCACGTCGCCGGCCGGGGAGCCTTCGACATCGAGGGCCTCGGCTCGGAGGCCGCCGCCGCCCTGCTCGACGCGGGCGTGGTCACCGACGAGGGCGACCTCTTCACGCTCACCGAGGCCGACCTGCTGAAGACGACGTTGTTCACCCGGGCGTCCAAGAAGGACGCCCATCGAGACGGCGCTGGCGCACCTCCTGAGGAGCCGAGAGACAGGGAGCTGTCCGCCAACGGGGCGCGCTTCCTGGCCAATCTCGACCAGGCCAAGCAGGTGCCCCTGTGGCGCGTGCTGGTGGCGTTGTCCATCCGTCACGTCGGCCCGACGGCGGCCCGCGCGCTGGCCACCGAGTTCGGCTCGGTCGAGGCGATCCGCGGCGCGGACGAGGCGCGACTTGCCGACGTGGAGGGGGTGGGCGGCACCATCGCTGCCTCCGTGCGCCGATGGTTCGACGACGAGGGGTCGGAGTGGCACAACGCCATCGTCGACAAGTGGGCCGCTGCGGGCGTGACCATGGAGGACGAGCGTGACGACTCCGTCGAGCGCACCCTGGAGGGTCTCTCCATCGTGGTCACCGGGTCGCTGGAGAAGTTCAGTCGCGACCAGGCCAAGGAGGCGATCCTGGCGCGCGGCGGCAAGGCCGCCTCGTCCGTGTCGAAGAAGACCGCCTTTGCGGTGATCGGTGAGGCCGCCGGGTCCAAGGCCGACAAGGCCGCTGACCTCGGCATCCCGATCCTCGACGAAGCCGGCTTCGAGGTGCTGCTGGAGCAGGGCCCCGAGGCGGCCAAGAAGGTTGCCGACCAGGGCTGA
- the gatC gene encoding Asp-tRNA(Asn)/Glu-tRNA(Gln) amidotransferase subunit GatC encodes MPEILGSSSPRGSSGSIEISRDEVAHLADLARIDLSDAELEQLAPQLSVILESVASIREVAADEIPPTSHALPLTNVFRDDVVTPGLTAEQALAMAPASEEQRFSVPRILGEEA; translated from the coding sequence ATGCCTGAGATTCTTGGATCGAGCAGTCCGCGCGGGTCGAGCGGAAGTATCGAGATTTCACGTGACGAGGTGGCGCACTTGGCCGACCTCGCCCGGATCGACCTGTCCGACGCCGAGCTCGAGCAACTTGCGCCGCAGCTGTCGGTGATCCTCGAGTCCGTCGCCTCCATCAGAGAGGTGGCCGCCGACGAGATCCCGCCGACCTCCCACGCCCTGCCGCTGACCAACGTGTTCCGCGACGACGTGGTGACCCCCGGACTGACCGCGGAGCAGGCGCTGGCGATGGCCCCGGCCTCGGAGGAGCAGCGCTTCTCCGTGCCGCGCATCCTGGGGGAGGAGGCATGA
- a CDS encoding MFS transporter: MSESTVSDVIPEVPPPVSSAEKKRLAWALVLISMAQLMVVLDSTIANIALPFIGHDLDINEANLTWIVTGYALAFGGLLLLGGRLGDLYGRRRIFMVGVVVFAVASLLGGIAWTEPLLLSSRALQGVGAAMASPAALALITTTFPAGPQRNRAFAVYAAMSGIGAAVGLILGGWLTGLDQPLGVDGWRLTFLINVPIGLLAAAMAPRFFDESEKHEGWLDIPGAITGTLGLLGLVYGFSRAGDERYGWGNEWTLGSLAAGVALLVFFAMIESRVKHPLLPVRVFAHRTRAVSFIAMMILPAAMFAMFFFLSLFVQNVVGYSPLHAGFAFLPFSVGMIISATLASNLINRVDPRYLAGTGSLVAAAALFGFSRLSVDESPGNLLGVLQGDALGADVSYWTQILPFVFMMALGMGLVFVPLTLTAVHHLRAEDSGVGSGVLNTMQQVGGALGLAILSTVSLHFATNRGDEIAPGLLQAARGAGLDQQMAPDKFHEAMGQLTYLGSFTEGATTAFLVGAAMMLTASVIIWLFLGVKHEELATDGPEAPVHVG, encoded by the coding sequence ATGTCCGAAAGCACCGTCTCCGACGTCATCCCCGAGGTCCCACCGCCGGTCTCCTCGGCCGAGAAGAAGCGCCTGGCCTGGGCGCTCGTCCTGATCTCCATGGCACAGCTGATGGTGGTGCTCGACAGCACCATCGCCAACATCGCCCTGCCGTTCATCGGCCACGACCTCGACATCAACGAGGCCAACCTGACCTGGATCGTCACCGGCTACGCCCTGGCCTTCGGCGGCCTGTTGCTGCTGGGCGGTCGCCTCGGTGACCTCTACGGCCGTCGTCGCATCTTCATGGTGGGCGTCGTGGTCTTCGCGGTCGCCTCCCTGCTCGGCGGCATTGCCTGGACCGAGCCACTGCTGCTCTCCTCCCGCGCCCTGCAGGGCGTGGGAGCCGCGATGGCCTCCCCCGCCGCGCTCGCGCTGATCACCACCACGTTCCCCGCCGGCCCGCAGCGCAACCGTGCCTTCGCCGTGTACGCCGCGATGTCCGGCATCGGTGCCGCCGTCGGCCTGATCCTCGGTGGCTGGCTGACCGGCCTGGACCAGCCCCTGGGCGTCGACGGCTGGCGGCTCACCTTCCTGATCAACGTGCCGATCGGCCTGCTCGCAGCTGCCATGGCTCCTCGTTTCTTCGACGAGTCGGAGAAGCACGAGGGCTGGCTCGACATCCCCGGCGCCATCACCGGCACCCTCGGCCTGCTCGGGCTGGTCTACGGCTTCAGCCGGGCCGGCGACGAGCGCTACGGCTGGGGCAACGAGTGGACGCTCGGCAGTCTGGCTGCCGGTGTCGCCCTGCTGGTGTTCTTCGCGATGATCGAGTCGCGGGTCAAGCACCCACTGCTCCCGGTCCGCGTCTTCGCCCACCGCACCCGCGCGGTCAGCTTCATCGCGATGATGATCCTGCCGGCCGCGATGTTCGCGATGTTCTTCTTCCTCAGCCTGTTCGTCCAGAACGTCGTGGGATACAGCCCGCTGCACGCCGGCTTCGCGTTCCTCCCGTTCTCGGTCGGCATGATCATCTCCGCCACCCTCGCCTCCAACCTGATCAACCGGGTGGACCCGCGCTACCTGGCCGGCACCGGTTCCCTGGTCGCGGCTGCGGCACTGTTCGGCTTCTCCCGGCTCTCGGTCGACGAGTCGCCGGGCAACCTGCTCGGCGTGCTCCAGGGCGACGCCCTCGGCGCGGACGTGAGCTACTGGACCCAGATCCTGCCGTTCGTCTTCATGATGGCCCTCGGCATGGGCCTGGTCTTCGTGCCACTCACCCTGACCGCCGTCCACCACCTGCGCGCGGAGGACTCCGGCGTGGGCTCCGGAGTGCTGAACACGATGCAGCAGGTCGGCGGCGCCTTGGGCCTGGCGATCCTCTCCACGGTGTCCTTGCACTTCGCGACCAACCGAGGGGACGAGATCGCGCCGGGCCTGCTGCAGGCCGCCCGTGGAGCGGGTCTCGACCAGCAGATGGCGCCGGACAAGTTCCACGAGGCGATGGGCCAGCTGACCTACCTGGGCTCCTTCACCGAAGGTGCGACCACCGCCTTCCTCGTCGGCGCCGCGATGATGCTCACCGCCTCGGTGATCATCTGGCTCTTTCTCGGCGTCAAGCACGAGGAGCTGGCCACCGACGGCCCGGAGGCACCGGTCCACGTCGGCTGA
- a CDS encoding mycothione reductase, translated as MTRYDIAVIGAGSGNFLINRSVRDKRVAIIEENRFGGTCLNVGCIPTKMFVHTADIATWIRDSARFGLDARLDDVRWADIRDRIFGRIDPNAVEARQGRVTGANTTVLDGHAIFTDDHTLAVDLADRTEEVTADTVVIAAGGRPVVPAEIADGGVPFETSDTVMRIDALPRSMTILGGGFIGSEFAHIFSALGVEVTIVVRGDALVRRTDEEISKRFTELAGKQWNLCLGHAVTAARTTGAGVALELDDGSTVESEMLLLATGRAPNTDRLGLDSTGVELRDDGRIVVDEFGRTTAPGVWALGDISSEFALKHVANHEARTIAHNLAHPDDLRAFDHRYVPSAVFSHPQLAGVGLTERQAEEAGHRIAVSTRAYADTAYGWAMEDTTGICKVIADKDTGLLLGAHIMGPDASTLIQPAIQALHFATPARAMARGQYWIHPAMSEVLENALLGLDLR; from the coding sequence ATGACCCGCTACGACATCGCCGTCATCGGTGCAGGCTCCGGCAACTTCCTGATCAACCGCTCCGTGCGGGACAAGCGTGTGGCGATCATCGAGGAGAACCGCTTCGGCGGCACCTGCCTCAACGTGGGCTGCATCCCGACCAAGATGTTCGTGCACACCGCCGACATCGCGACGTGGATCCGGGACTCCGCGCGCTTCGGTCTCGACGCGCGCCTCGACGACGTGCGGTGGGCCGACATCCGCGACCGGATCTTCGGTCGCATCGACCCCAATGCCGTCGAGGCACGGCAGGGACGCGTCACCGGCGCGAACACGACGGTCCTCGACGGCCACGCGATCTTCACCGACGACCACACCCTGGCGGTCGATCTGGCTGACCGCACCGAGGAGGTCACCGCCGACACGGTCGTGATCGCGGCCGGCGGTCGCCCGGTCGTCCCCGCGGAGATCGCTGACGGCGGGGTGCCGTTCGAGACCAGCGACACGGTGATGCGGATCGATGCGCTGCCGCGCTCGATGACCATCCTCGGCGGCGGCTTCATCGGCTCGGAGTTCGCCCACATCTTCTCCGCCCTCGGGGTCGAGGTCACCATCGTGGTGCGCGGCGACGCCCTGGTCCGCCGCACGGACGAGGAGATCAGCAAGCGGTTCACCGAGCTGGCCGGCAAGCAGTGGAACCTGTGCCTTGGCCACGCGGTGACGGCTGCCCGCACGACTGGTGCCGGGGTGGCCCTCGAGCTCGACGACGGGTCCACCGTGGAGAGTGAGATGCTGCTGCTGGCCACCGGCCGCGCCCCCAACACCGACCGGCTCGGGCTGGACTCCACCGGCGTGGAGCTGCGCGACGACGGCCGCATCGTGGTCGACGAGTTCGGCCGAACGACGGCTCCGGGGGTGTGGGCCCTCGGGGACATCTCGTCGGAGTTCGCGCTCAAGCACGTCGCGAACCACGAGGCCCGCACCATTGCGCACAACCTCGCCCACCCGGACGACCTGCGAGCCTTCGACCACCGCTACGTCCCGTCGGCCGTGTTCAGCCACCCCCAGCTGGCCGGCGTCGGACTCACCGAGCGACAGGCGGAGGAGGCCGGTCACCGCATCGCGGTCAGCACGCGCGCGTACGCCGACACGGCGTACGGCTGGGCGATGGAGGACACCACCGGCATCTGCAAGGTGATCGCCGACAAGGACACCGGGCTGCTGCTCGGCGCGCACATCATGGGGCCGGACGCCTCGACACTGATCCAGCCCGCGATCCAGGCCCTGCACTTCGCCACGCCCGCGCGCGCGATGGCCCGGGGGCAGTACTGGATCCACCCGGCCATGTCCGAGGTCCTCGAGAACGCCCTGCTCGGGCTCGACCTGAGGTGA